A section of the Eublepharis macularius isolate TG4126 chromosome 1, MPM_Emac_v1.0, whole genome shotgun sequence genome encodes:
- the LOC129326871 gene encoding protein Dr1-like, with amino-acid sequence MASLNGNDDDLTIPRAAINKMIKETLPNVWVANDARELVVNCCTEFIHVISSEANEICNKSEKETISPEHVIQALESLGFGSYVSEVKEVLQECKTVALKRRKANSRLENLGIPEEELLRQQQELFAKARQEQAELAQQEWLQMQQAAQQAQLATASASASNQAGSSQNEDDEDDI; translated from the coding sequence ATGGCTTCTTTGAACGGGAACGACGACGATCTGACCATCCCCCGTGCGGCGATCAATAAGATGATCAAAGAGACGCTGCCTAACGTGTGGGTGGCCAACGACGCCCGGGAACTGGTGGTGAATTGCTGCACTGAGTTCATCCATGTCATCTCCTCCGAGGCCAATGAGATCTGCAACAAGTCCGAGAAGGAAACCATCTCCCCCGAGCACGTCATCCAAGCCCTAGAAAGTTTGGGTTTCGGCTCCTATGTTAGTGAGGTGAAAGAAGTCTTACAAGAATGCAAAACAGTAGCACTGAAAAGAAGAAAGGCTAATTCTCGTTTGGAAAATCTTGGCATTCCTGAAGAAGAACTCTTAAGGCAGCAGCAAGAGTTATTTGCAAAAGCTAGACAGGAGCAAGCAGAACTGGCGCAGCAGGAGTGGCTACAAATGCAGCAAGCAGCTCAACAAGCACAGCTTGCTACTGCCTCAGCCAGTGCATCCAACCAGGCAGGATCTTCTCAAAATGAAGATGATGAAGATGACATATGA